One genomic window of Futiania mangrovi includes the following:
- a CDS encoding acetoacetate--CoA ligase — MTTPMWTPDAQRIANANITHFREQAARDWAVDLPDYDALHAWSVDRPEQFWSSLWDGCGVVASARGDTVIENGKAMPGARFFPGAQLNFAENLLRRRDGGPAIIAHAEDKTKRTLSWAELYDAVSRMAAALKAMGLEPGDRCAGIVPNGPEAVVAMLAVTSLGGVWSSCSPDFGVQGVLDRFGQIEPRVLFACNGYWYAGKTFELGAKVKEIAAQMPSLERVVFFDHLQHGKTPEGIDKALSWEAMVADHPAGEIDFVQLPFDHPLYIMFSSGTTGVPKCIVHCAGGALLQHLKEHRLHCDIRKDDRVFWFTTCGWMMWNWLVTALASEATLLLFDGSPFHPKPTAVLDFADETGMTWFGTSAKYIDAIKKEGLRPVDTHSLASVRAIGSTGSVLVPESFDYVYEAVKPDVHLASVSGGTDLLACFVGCDPTAPVYRGEIQGKALGMAVEVWDDEGHAVLGEKGELVCVKPFPSMPIGFWNDKDGQKYHDAYFARFPGVWAHGDFAEIRPDTGGIIIYGRSDATLNPGGVRIGTAEIYRQVEQIPEVIEALAIGQDWDGDVRVVLFVRLAEGVPLDADLQKRIRTRIREGASPRHMPARIVAVADIPRTKSGKITELAVRDIVHGREVKNKEALANPEALDLYRNIPELQR, encoded by the coding sequence ATGACCACGCCCATGTGGACGCCCGATGCCCAGCGCATCGCCAATGCCAACATCACGCACTTCCGGGAGCAGGCGGCGCGCGACTGGGCGGTGGACCTGCCGGATTACGACGCGCTGCACGCCTGGTCCGTCGACCGGCCGGAGCAGTTCTGGTCGAGCCTCTGGGACGGCTGCGGCGTCGTTGCCAGCGCCCGCGGCGACACGGTGATCGAGAACGGCAAGGCGATGCCGGGCGCGCGCTTCTTCCCCGGTGCGCAGCTCAATTTCGCGGAGAACCTGCTGCGCCGGCGCGACGGTGGGCCGGCGATCATCGCCCATGCCGAGGACAAGACGAAGCGGACGCTGAGCTGGGCGGAGCTTTACGACGCGGTCTCGCGCATGGCGGCGGCGCTGAAGGCGATGGGACTTGAGCCCGGCGACCGCTGCGCCGGTATCGTGCCGAACGGCCCGGAGGCGGTGGTCGCCATGCTCGCGGTGACGAGCCTCGGCGGCGTGTGGTCCTCGTGCTCGCCCGATTTCGGCGTGCAGGGCGTGCTCGACCGCTTCGGCCAGATCGAGCCCCGCGTGCTCTTTGCCTGCAACGGCTACTGGTACGCGGGCAAGACGTTCGAGCTGGGCGCGAAGGTGAAGGAGATCGCCGCGCAGATGCCCTCGCTGGAGCGCGTCGTCTTCTTCGACCACCTGCAGCACGGCAAGACGCCCGAAGGGATCGACAAGGCCCTGAGCTGGGAGGCGATGGTGGCGGACCATCCGGCGGGCGAGATCGATTTCGTCCAGCTTCCCTTCGACCACCCGCTCTACATCATGTTCTCCAGCGGCACGACCGGGGTTCCGAAGTGCATCGTGCATTGCGCGGGCGGCGCGCTGCTCCAGCACCTCAAGGAGCACCGGCTGCATTGCGACATCCGCAAGGACGACCGCGTCTTCTGGTTCACCACCTGCGGCTGGATGATGTGGAACTGGCTCGTGACCGCGCTCGCGTCCGAGGCGACGCTGCTGCTGTTCGACGGCTCCCCGTTCCATCCCAAGCCCACCGCCGTGCTCGACTTCGCCGACGAGACCGGCATGACCTGGTTCGGCACGTCCGCGAAATACATCGACGCGATCAAGAAGGAGGGCCTGCGCCCCGTCGACACCCATTCGCTGGCGAGCGTGCGGGCGATCGGGTCCACGGGCTCGGTGCTGGTGCCGGAGAGCTTCGACTATGTCTACGAGGCGGTGAAGCCCGACGTGCACCTCGCAAGCGTCTCGGGCGGGACGGACCTGCTCGCCTGCTTCGTCGGCTGCGACCCCACTGCTCCCGTGTACCGCGGCGAGATCCAGGGCAAGGCGCTCGGCATGGCGGTCGAGGTCTGGGACGACGAGGGGCACGCCGTCCTCGGCGAGAAGGGGGAGCTTGTCTGCGTGAAGCCGTTCCCCTCAATGCCCATCGGCTTCTGGAACGACAAGGACGGGCAGAAGTACCACGACGCCTATTTCGCCCGCTTCCCCGGCGTCTGGGCGCATGGCGACTTCGCCGAGATCCGGCCCGACACGGGCGGCATCATCATCTACGGTCGCTCCGACGCGACGCTCAATCCGGGCGGCGTGCGCATCGGCACCGCGGAGATCTATCGCCAGGTCGAGCAGATCCCCGAGGTGATCGAGGCGCTGGCCATCGGGCAGGACTGGGACGGCGACGTGCGGGTGGTGCTGTTCGTGCGTCTGGCGGAGGGCGTCCCGCTCGACGCCGACCTGCAGAAGCGCATACGCACGCGCATCCGGGAGGGCGCCTCTCCCCGCCACATGCCCGCCCGCATCGTCGCGGTCGCCGACATCCCGCGCACCAAGTCCGGCAAGATCACCGAGCTTGCGGTGCGCGACATCGTCCATGGGCGCGAGGTGAAGAACAAGGAGGCGCTCGCCAATCCGGAGGCGCTGGATCTCTACCGGAACATTCCGGAGCTTCAGCGCTAG